In Microvenator marinus, one genomic interval encodes:
- a CDS encoding short-chain fatty acid transporter yields the protein MISKWGSKLSDISERVVPDPMVFALLLSLFVWVSALVFGAEVQDLSVGQRMSLIGHGWFKELFSTGLMKFALQMCLILLVGHALALTPPIQSLVRFITSRVNSPRVAVVVVLLVACAASLIQWGLGAIVGALMAREMGKSLKSRGIKVHYPLLGAAGYAGFVVWHGGLSGSAPLKVAEANHFLVDSIGVIPITETILAPMNMVITSSLILVMAGLFWVLTPSENVIEPSLKMDEPLEKARGGASGIVSQLEHGPWLGVGFGLLVLSWVAFLLFSTGVAAWHLDTVNLLFFGLGLLLHRSPLSYVEAILDGARGAGPIIIQFPLYFGILGILTSSGLIAQISEAFIAISSESTYPILTFLSAGAVNFFVPSGGGQWAVQGPLMVEALSVLEIPASTVVMALSYGDAWTNMLQPFWALPLLGIMGLRARDIMGYTALVWAISGPVVILGLWVLG from the coding sequence ATGATCTCGAAATGGGGGTCAAAACTCTCGGATATCTCGGAGCGAGTCGTTCCAGATCCCATGGTGTTTGCCCTACTTTTGAGCCTTTTCGTGTGGGTCTCGGCGCTGGTTTTTGGGGCCGAAGTTCAGGATTTGAGCGTCGGTCAACGGATGAGCTTGATCGGCCACGGGTGGTTTAAAGAGCTTTTTTCAACAGGCTTGATGAAGTTCGCCCTCCAGATGTGTCTTATCCTGCTCGTAGGGCATGCGCTCGCATTGACGCCGCCTATTCAGTCGTTGGTGCGTTTTATCACGTCGCGCGTCAACAGTCCTAGGGTCGCTGTTGTGGTCGTCTTGCTCGTGGCTTGCGCGGCGAGCTTGATCCAATGGGGCCTCGGCGCGATTGTCGGGGCGCTGATGGCACGGGAAATGGGGAAATCTCTCAAATCCAGGGGCATCAAGGTCCACTACCCACTTCTAGGCGCTGCCGGCTATGCGGGGTTCGTCGTATGGCACGGGGGGCTTTCTGGGTCAGCACCTTTAAAGGTCGCGGAGGCCAATCACTTCCTCGTCGACTCAATCGGTGTGATCCCCATTACGGAAACGATCTTGGCGCCAATGAACATGGTGATTACGAGCTCACTGATCTTGGTGATGGCGGGTCTCTTTTGGGTTCTGACACCCAGCGAAAACGTCATTGAACCCTCTCTGAAGATGGACGAGCCTCTTGAAAAGGCGAGAGGCGGCGCCAGCGGGATTGTGAGCCAACTTGAGCATGGACCTTGGCTCGGAGTTGGGTTTGGACTCTTGGTACTCTCGTGGGTAGCTTTCCTGCTCTTCTCAACGGGAGTTGCGGCTTGGCACCTCGATACCGTCAACCTCCTCTTTTTCGGTTTAGGTTTGCTCTTACACCGCTCGCCCTTGTCTTATGTGGAGGCCATTCTGGATGGAGCTCGCGGCGCGGGTCCGATCATCATTCAATTTCCACTCTACTTTGGAATTCTGGGGATTCTGACTTCCTCGGGATTAATCGCTCAGATCAGCGAGGCATTTATTGCCATTTCGTCTGAGAGCACCTACCCGATCCTGACCTTCCTTTCCGCAGGGGCCGTCAACTTCTTTGTGCCCAGCGGGGGAGGGCAGTGGGCAGTTCAGGGGCCTTTGATGGTCGAGGCGCTCAGTGTATTGGAAATCCCAGCGAGCACTGTGGTGATGGCGCTCTCGTACGGAGACGCGTGGACGAATATGTTGCAGCCGTTTTGGGCCCTTCCACTTCTGGGAATCATGGGACTTAGGGCCCGCGATATCATGGGATACACGGCGTTGGTGTGGGCAATCAGTGGACCTGTAGTCATTTTAGGACTGTGGGTATTAGGATAA
- the xseB gene encoding exodeoxyribonuclease VII small subunit has product MADDEKFEFKAAMDEIEKILKGIESNQVSVDELVDHVSRATDLLQKCRAKLREVETQVIEVVQTVSQ; this is encoded by the coding sequence ATGGCAGACGACGAGAAATTTGAATTCAAAGCAGCCATGGACGAGATAGAGAAAATCCTTAAAGGTATTGAGTCCAATCAGGTTTCGGTCGATGAGTTAGTCGACCATGTTTCGAGAGCCACTGACCTCTTGCAGAAGTGCCGAGCAAAGCTGCGGGAAGTAGAAACTCAGGTCATTGAAGTTGTTCAAACGGTGTCTCAATGA
- the xseA gene encoding exodeoxyribonuclease VII large subunit: MRVIDFLEHEKTFEVRFPYDAACRDAVAGVQGAYFDSDTRSWKVPLTQGQELLIRLDHLHFKLTPGARASLLDGGDNPDVTTVSQLNRQLAQIVQESFQEPVWLESELVGWTKIRPKGHAYFELVERHRDGTVNAKVAAVMWNDDRIRLTQSLASIGHELKDGGTYRFLVQPGVYVKTGGLSVSIKDIDLESLGSDAELRRSKILAELSKRGDLDTNRKMAIPRAPLRIALITGRSTDAEADFLDELRRSGFAFDVGVFYAKMQGVALEESVMDGLIRFAQLRDDYDVLVITRGGGSVSDLGWFDSFKLGLSAMRFPLPVLTGIGHHRDQTVMDRVSRGFKTPTAVAQFLVESVAKEERALEDLARGIQTGAQRHLDSKGRVIDRFRTQLESHAKLRCEREEGSVQRAQTRLSTSLNQYLERATARLNLLESKVESENPRRSLERGFVLLRAKGAVRSSVDELEVGQDVELEFGDGSVTSRVLEITKRGDH, encoded by the coding sequence ATGAGAGTCATCGACTTCCTTGAACATGAAAAGACCTTTGAGGTTAGATTCCCGTACGACGCGGCTTGCAGGGATGCTGTTGCCGGGGTTCAAGGGGCTTATTTCGACTCGGATACAAGGTCTTGGAAGGTACCCTTGACGCAGGGCCAAGAGCTCTTGATTCGATTGGACCATCTGCACTTTAAATTGACACCGGGGGCGCGAGCGTCGCTCTTGGACGGGGGCGATAACCCGGACGTGACGACGGTCAGTCAGTTGAACCGTCAACTTGCTCAAATCGTACAAGAGAGTTTTCAGGAGCCCGTTTGGCTTGAGTCCGAGCTCGTAGGATGGACCAAAATCAGGCCCAAGGGACACGCATATTTTGAATTGGTGGAAAGGCATCGAGACGGCACCGTGAATGCCAAGGTCGCCGCGGTAATGTGGAACGACGACCGTATCCGGCTGACGCAGTCGTTGGCCTCGATCGGTCATGAGTTAAAGGACGGTGGGACGTATCGCTTCCTGGTTCAGCCAGGCGTCTATGTGAAGACGGGTGGCCTTTCAGTGAGCATCAAAGACATCGACCTCGAGTCTTTGGGAAGCGATGCCGAGCTTCGTCGTTCCAAGATTCTGGCGGAGCTTTCGAAGAGAGGCGATTTAGACACGAACCGAAAGATGGCGATTCCGCGGGCTCCTCTGCGCATAGCATTGATCACAGGGCGTTCAACGGATGCTGAAGCGGACTTTTTGGATGAGCTCCGGCGTAGTGGATTCGCGTTTGATGTCGGGGTGTTTTACGCGAAGATGCAAGGGGTTGCATTGGAAGAGAGTGTAATGGATGGCCTCATCCGGTTCGCGCAGCTTCGCGATGACTACGACGTTCTAGTGATCACACGAGGCGGAGGTTCAGTGTCGGACCTCGGGTGGTTTGATTCGTTCAAGCTGGGACTGAGTGCCATGAGATTTCCTCTCCCTGTCCTGACGGGGATCGGACACCATCGAGATCAAACAGTGATGGACCGTGTGTCTCGGGGATTTAAGACACCCACTGCGGTGGCTCAGTTCTTGGTAGAATCAGTTGCGAAAGAAGAGCGCGCGCTTGAAGACTTGGCTCGAGGCATTCAGACTGGGGCACAACGACATCTTGATTCTAAAGGTCGAGTCATCGATCGTTTCCGGACACAGCTGGAATCGCACGCAAAGCTGAGGTGTGAACGCGAAGAGGGTTCGGTCCAGCGCGCTCAAACGAGGCTTTCTACATCTTTAAATCAATATCTGGAGCGTGCCACCGCTCGCCTCAACCTCTTGGAGAGCAAGGTGGAATCAGAGAACCCTCGCCGTTCATTGGAGCGGGGCTTTGTACTCCTGCGGGCGAAAGGCGCGGTCCGCTCGAGCGTCGATGAGTTGGAAGTAGGGCAAGATGTTGAATTGGAATTTGGGGATGGAAGCGTCACGTCTCGAGTTCTGGAAATCACTAAACGTGGAGATCACTAA
- the sppA gene encoding signal peptide peptidase SppA, with the protein MIRILFVLVQNILSLTLWVLATPFYLIGKLKGPGQVWVELNLEPDFPISAPKSRWLPKPYTYLNLRSDLLEIKQAKRCKGVIVSWDQPLAMGPAKLAEIRRLLVEIREAGIEVVFFCDQLDTRDYPLATAATHIVLNRAGRLYTFKPHMELYFFKGLFEKFGLAAQFVHVGEFKTAGHRFIHQNAPRAQELMMSELLQRLNAELETTCGPRFSPALHELAPMDARNALKHGLVDAEIGEPLLPSFLADSENFDPKSELDPKKLPLVMNMEGWRASKFEMPWKPLLRKPLIAVIDLSGMIVSSGMSGAGAQISPDKVIPALKALKRNRRVRAVILHINSPGGSASASEQLWQEIQDLRQEVPVVAWCTDVAASGGYYLACAADQVVAAPESIVGSIGVIMGKFNLSGTSDKLGIGVETIGEPSLLSAVSELDGQLLENIQADIRSFYATFLDRVRLSRRIPRRKLHRYARGRVYLGRDAQKRGLVDGLGGFEEAYRRALELTQLPEKAVALTSYAYKEQDFRALLRENLLYSGQAQVLDKVERHQLIFEMFQNEGMLAWSGITTRSQVP; encoded by the coding sequence ATGATTCGTATCCTCTTTGTACTCGTTCAAAACATCTTGTCTCTAACGCTCTGGGTTCTGGCAACCCCATTTTACCTGATTGGAAAACTCAAAGGTCCCGGCCAAGTTTGGGTGGAACTAAATTTGGAGCCGGATTTCCCGATCTCAGCCCCAAAGAGCCGGTGGCTACCAAAACCCTATACCTATTTGAACCTGCGTTCAGACCTGCTCGAGATCAAACAAGCAAAACGGTGCAAGGGAGTCATCGTGAGTTGGGATCAACCGCTTGCGATGGGGCCGGCCAAGCTCGCTGAGATCAGACGACTCCTCGTCGAAATACGTGAGGCTGGAATCGAAGTGGTGTTTTTCTGCGACCAACTCGACACACGTGACTATCCATTAGCCACCGCAGCGACACACATCGTACTGAACCGCGCTGGGCGGCTCTACACCTTCAAGCCGCACATGGAACTCTATTTCTTCAAGGGGCTCTTTGAGAAGTTTGGCCTGGCGGCTCAGTTCGTACACGTCGGCGAGTTTAAGACCGCGGGACACCGCTTCATTCACCAGAACGCACCTCGCGCTCAAGAATTGATGATGTCAGAACTACTCCAACGTCTAAATGCGGAGCTTGAAACCACTTGCGGCCCTCGTTTCTCGCCAGCGCTCCACGAGTTGGCACCGATGGACGCTCGCAACGCGCTCAAGCATGGACTTGTCGATGCCGAGATTGGAGAACCCCTCTTGCCTAGCTTTCTCGCCGACTCTGAGAACTTTGACCCGAAGTCGGAGCTCGACCCCAAGAAGCTGCCACTTGTGATGAACATGGAAGGTTGGAGGGCGAGCAAGTTCGAAATGCCGTGGAAGCCCTTGCTAAGGAAGCCACTGATCGCTGTGATCGATCTAAGCGGTATGATCGTGTCGTCTGGAATGTCGGGCGCCGGCGCCCAGATTTCCCCTGATAAGGTCATCCCCGCACTAAAGGCCCTCAAACGAAACCGCAGAGTGAGAGCGGTTATCCTGCACATCAACTCGCCGGGCGGCTCGGCGAGTGCGAGCGAACAACTTTGGCAGGAGATTCAAGACCTGCGCCAGGAAGTTCCCGTGGTGGCGTGGTGTACGGATGTCGCTGCAAGCGGCGGCTACTATCTCGCGTGTGCGGCTGATCAAGTCGTAGCAGCCCCTGAGAGCATTGTGGGGTCCATTGGCGTTATCATGGGAAAGTTCAACCTTTCTGGCACCTCTGACAAGCTTGGTATTGGCGTGGAAACCATAGGTGAGCCATCACTCTTGAGCGCAGTTTCTGAGCTCGACGGCCAACTCTTGGAGAATATCCAGGCAGACATTCGGTCGTTCTATGCCACCTTCCTCGATCGTGTACGGCTCTCTCGTCGAATTCCAAGGCGAAAGCTCCATCGCTATGCACGCGGACGAGTCTATCTGGGAAGAGACGCTCAAAAGCGCGGATTGGTCGACGGCTTGGGTGGGTTCGAAGAAGCCTATCGGAGGGCTCTGGAGCTGACCCAATTGCCAGAAAAGGCTGTGGCCTTGACCTCTTACGCATACAAGGAACAGGACTTCCGAGCGCTCTTGAGAGAAAACCTACTTTATAGCGGTCAGGCCCAGGTTTTGGACAAGGTAGAGCGTCATCAACTCATCTTCGAAATGTTCCAAAATGAGGGCATGCTAGCTTGGTCGGGTATAACAACTAGATCTCAAGTCCCATGA
- a CDS encoding GNAT family N-acetyltransferase — protein MKWTQFAKSLFPGSGPEIRPMTAADLEEALRIIRLHDSDDYRAAKRAFHDTRFDLAEDVTLHLVLVDQESKEPVGVSGYFVEDSEARGIYWLGWTYVNPFHRGKGYGAMLLHTVIRGVKRFGARKLYLSTSSLPEYEAARAFYARFGFVEEGRLVDYFTQGEDKIIMGLEI, from the coding sequence GTGAAGTGGACCCAATTCGCAAAGAGTCTTTTTCCGGGTTCAGGACCTGAAATCCGGCCGATGACCGCAGCTGACCTCGAAGAGGCTCTTCGAATCATTCGGCTGCACGATTCCGATGACTATCGGGCCGCGAAACGAGCTTTCCATGACACTCGATTTGATCTTGCCGAGGACGTGACTCTACATCTCGTCCTTGTGGACCAAGAGAGTAAAGAACCCGTAGGAGTCAGCGGATACTTCGTTGAGGACTCGGAGGCCCGAGGCATCTATTGGCTCGGGTGGACCTATGTGAATCCATTTCATCGAGGCAAGGGCTACGGCGCCATGTTGCTTCATACCGTCATACGTGGGGTGAAGCGTTTTGGGGCACGAAAGCTCTATCTCTCGACATCATCACTACCAGAATACGAGGCAGCACGGGCCTTCTACGCAAGATTTGGTTTTGTGGAGGAGGGTAGGTTGGTAGACTATTTCACCCAAGGCGAAGACAAGATCATCATGGGACTTGAGATCTAG
- the grxC gene encoding glutaredoxin 3, giving the protein MAKVVIYRTTYCPYCDMAKRLFQNIDVPFEEIDVTNDTDMRMKLVELSGGMRTVPQIFIDDVSVGGYTDVAALQKSGKLDEMLGR; this is encoded by the coding sequence ATGGCAAAAGTAGTAATTTATCGAACCACCTATTGTCCTTATTGCGATATGGCCAAGCGGCTCTTCCAGAATATCGACGTCCCTTTCGAAGAGATCGATGTCACCAATGATACCGATATGAGAATGAAGCTGGTGGAGCTTAGTGGAGGGATGAGAACCGTCCCGCAGATCTTTATCGATGACGTCTCCGTAGGCGGCTACACCGATGTGGCAGCTCTACAAAAGTCGGGAAAACTAGACGAAATGTTAGGGCGTTGA
- a CDS encoding AgmX/PglI C-terminal domain-containing protein: protein MSSSNHNLRVALVWNGTVFQERTFTQTSDPVVTVGSDDTNMFVVETSEVPATFEMFERTDTGYKLRVTEKVDGTFNLSDEDFDLEELVESKKTTKVGSDVHEVSLTHGDWGIVELGTVNIFFQLVEKGEAVPLRGFGERFDKPLLLTIFLGAVVHIAFLLAAFLMFEADPELEDMQNLDRFVKYMVDDVDDPLEEEEVDEPEEDTTGKKAGGEEGKFGDPDEEIPESKIPKVDGEMVDEIDVKNIGVNKALSADALGAGPLKNIFADSDGFDSKMNVAMSGEGGDLVVGRGAGGMGMRGVGKGGGGEGFGRIGGLGKVDTGGGKGTGAKIGRKAAKKVKSRIQTGAPSIGDFCDKNNIRRVVNQRQSAIKYCFEKELQTNPTLSGKVTAQWKVNLDGAVMEPSIAESTLNHKGVEGCITRVIGRLRFEKPNGGICIIQYPFVFSGLDE from the coding sequence GTGAGTTCTAGCAATCATAATCTTCGAGTCGCGCTTGTTTGGAACGGAACTGTGTTCCAAGAGCGTACATTTACACAGACAAGCGATCCGGTAGTAACCGTTGGGTCGGACGATACGAATATGTTCGTGGTGGAGACGAGTGAAGTCCCCGCTACGTTCGAAATGTTCGAGCGCACCGACACTGGCTACAAACTCCGTGTCACGGAAAAAGTAGACGGTACCTTCAATCTATCCGACGAAGATTTCGATCTGGAAGAACTGGTCGAGTCGAAAAAAACGACCAAGGTGGGTAGTGACGTTCACGAAGTTAGTCTCACGCACGGCGACTGGGGTATCGTAGAGCTTGGTACAGTCAATATCTTCTTCCAACTTGTGGAGAAGGGCGAAGCTGTTCCCTTGAGAGGGTTCGGTGAGCGTTTTGATAAGCCGCTCTTGCTCACGATCTTCCTTGGAGCCGTCGTACACATCGCGTTCCTCTTGGCCGCTTTCCTCATGTTTGAAGCCGACCCTGAGCTCGAAGACATGCAGAATCTCGACCGATTCGTGAAATACATGGTCGACGATGTGGATGATCCTTTGGAAGAAGAAGAGGTCGATGAGCCTGAAGAAGACACGACAGGCAAGAAGGCCGGTGGTGAGGAAGGCAAGTTCGGTGATCCAGACGAAGAGATTCCTGAGTCCAAGATCCCTAAAGTCGACGGTGAAATGGTCGACGAAATCGACGTGAAGAATATCGGTGTCAATAAGGCTCTTAGTGCTGACGCGCTCGGTGCTGGTCCCCTCAAGAATATCTTTGCAGACTCGGACGGCTTCGACTCGAAGATGAACGTGGCCATGAGTGGCGAGGGCGGAGACCTTGTTGTTGGCCGCGGTGCCGGCGGTATGGGCATGCGTGGCGTTGGCAAGGGCGGCGGCGGTGAAGGTTTCGGCCGTATCGGTGGCCTGGGTAAAGTCGATACCGGTGGCGGAAAAGGAACCGGCGCTAAGATTGGACGTAAAGCAGCGAAGAAAGTTAAGTCGCGTATTCAAACAGGTGCTCCGAGCATCGGTGACTTCTGCGACAAGAACAACATTCGACGCGTGGTCAACCAGCGTCAGTCCGCAATCAAGTACTGCTTCGAGAAAGAGCTCCAAACCAACCCAACACTTTCGGGTAAGGTTACGGCTCAGTGGAAGGTTAACCTAGACGGTGCTGTGATGGAGCCATCCATCGCAGAGTCCACCCTCAACCACAAAGGCGTAGAAGGCTGTATCACACGCGTGATCGGACGACTTCGCTTTGAGAAGCCGAACGGCGGTATCTGTATCATCCAGTACCCATTCGTGTTCTCGGGTCTCGACGAATAG